The DNA window AGCACGAAGTGGGCCAGCGCCACGATAAGGATCCGGCGAGCCAGGCCGCCCTCGGACAAAACGATGGGAACGAGAGCGGGGGCAATCGCCGCCACCAGCCGAAACTCGACGCTCGTGATTGAGCGCGTGCCGGCTATGAACAACACGAAAGCCATTTCCAGCACCCAGTACAAAACCGGTCTGCGAATATCAAGCATCTTGGTGAGCGCATACGCGAACAGCGTCTGAACAGGAAGGACTCCGACAATATCGAGAAGAACGTCGGGCATTAGGAACGATACCCCGCTTCACCGGATTGAGGCTGCTTCGCAAGCGAAGCGCCGAACGCCGCTACATGCTCGCGAGCACGTACGAGGTCGCCGCGCTCGGCAAGCGCCAGGGCAGCATGAGCTTGATTGCGCACGTCATGACGCATCTTCGCTGTGCGCTCGGCCTCTTCGACGAACGTATCGCATTGCGCCAAACACTCGTCGAGATGTTGCTGCAGCAAGGCGGCGCGCTGATCTTCGCGGCGCTTGCGAGCGAATCGACCCGCCGACGTCATCAACGCAAAGTCGGCGGCAAGGCAGAGCAGCGAAAGCACGGCAGTGCCGAAATAGAGCACGTCTGACCCCTGGCGCAGGTACACGCCGCACGCAAGCGCCAGGGCCAGCATGAGCGCCTGCGCGACGGGGAACCATACGAAGTTCTGCAGCCCTTGCGCCTGATCGCTGTCAAAACGCTTGAGCGTGGCATCTATGGCCGCGAACAGGACCGCTAAGATGATCAGGTGCATGACGTGGGTAAACGTATAAGCGCCAAGATTGCTCCAGGCCGAGCTGAACTCTATTGCCTCAAGGCCGGTCATAAGATACCACGAGCTGATGGAAACAAGCTCCGCAACGATGATGCACACGTTCACCAAGGCCACGACCAGCAGCCTGCGCAAGACCCCATCGGTTGCCACGGCGAACGGAATCACCCCGGAGCCCATGATGAGGAAGAGGAGCCGGACGGTGGCGCCGATCTCGTTGCGCGCCGCGAGAACAAACAGCATGAACGGGGCGAGCAGGATGAGGAACAGCACGTTCGAGCGCATGTGCAGCAGCCGTATCCAAGCATACGTGATAAGGATATCGGACGCGAACGTGCCGATGACGCCCGCCACCGCGCTCAAGTCCATTGCCGCACCCCCTTCCCCTCGCACGTTCGCCCCATGCGTTCATGCAAACGGTACCATAGCTTGCGCGTCAGGCGTGCGAAGTCCGGCGCAGAGGTCGCGCACTTCGGAGAAAACGTAGGCTGCGAGGCGTGCGCCTATCCGCGTGCCTCAAGATCATCGGCAATCGCGTCGCTCCAGTCTTCGGACAGCACCTGCTGCTCGCGCAGGTTGCAGGTGGCCTGCGCGACGGCCCCGAACATCACCGCGGATCCCTCGCCGTCGGCCACGTAGCGCGCCGCCCGCGCGGCCGGGATGCCTATCCTCCCCGCCTCCTTCGCCGCGTCGATGTTCGCGCCGAGGAACAAAAACTCCCACCCTTGCTCCTCGCGCTCGCTTATCAGGCGCTTGACATCATCGTACGAGTAGCGGCGGCTCGCGTTCTCCATGCCGTCGGTGGTGATGACGAAGATGGTCTTGTCCGGCTTGAACCCGTCGGGCAGGTAGCGCTGCACCATGGCGATGTGCTTGATGGAGCCGCCCACCGCATCGAGCAGGGCCGTCGAGCCGCGCACGGAGTAGTCGTCGCTCGTGAGCGGCCGCACCTGCTGCAGGTCTGCCCGGTCGTGCAGCACGAGCGTCTCGTGGTCGAACAGCACCGTGGAGAGAACCGCCTGCCCGGGCTGCTGGCGATGCTGCTCAAGCACTGCGTTGAAGCCGCCGATAGTATCCGTTTCCAGGCCGGCCATCGACCCGCTGCGATCTAGCAGGAACACGAGCTCAGTCGTTGCGTGCCCGGTTGTCGTTTCGTTGGCGTTCATGTTCGCTCCTTCTCTTTGGCTTGAGGGAGCCCCGCGCATCGGAGCCCCGCCGACAAAGCCACTATAGAAGGGAACACGCGCCATAAGGTCGCCTCGTAGGCGACAATCGCGCGCTGAGCCTTACGAGCCCAGTAGCATCTGGTCGAAGGCGAACAGCGTCTCGTTGATGACGAACAGGTCGTACTCCTGCCGCCGGATGAAATACTCCACGATCACGTCAAACTTACTCGCGTGCGAGAGCGCGAATCCGGCCTTCTCGAGCAGGCCCTTCGTCTCTTCGAGCGAGAGCCGCAGCGCCACGGCGAACGCGAGCGCCGTGGGCTTGCTGGGGCGGTACGCCTTGTCGCTGCGGATCTTCGAGAACAGCTTGCGGCTGACGTTCGCGCGCTTGTACGCCTCCACGTCGGTCATGCTGCGCTCATCGATGAGGCGCAGCAAACACTCAGAGAACGACTCATCCAGGTTGTCCACGAGCTGGGAGAGGTCTTCTGCCTGCGAGGCGGTCGCGCTTCGAGCGGCGACTCTCGGGGCAGCAGGCTGCACGCGCCGGCTGCGGAGTTCAGTATCCTCGAAGCTGAATCCTGCAGCGAGTTCATCGCTCAGGACCGCCGTCCCCAGGTAGTCATACGCCTTCTCATAGGTGTCGTCGATGTACTGCCGCACCGACGCGAACAGCGACTCCCCGATGTCGAACGACGCGCGGTCGAACACCACGAGGTAGATGTCGACGTCATGGTCGGCCAGGAAGCTCGCGAACGCCTCGAGCGCGATGGCCAGCGCCGCCGGCTTGGGGAAGCCGAATGCACCGGTGGAGATGAGCGGGAACGCCACCGACTCGACGCCAAGCTCCTCAGCACGGGCGAGAGCTGCGTCGTAGCATTGCCGAAGCAGCGCCGCCTCGCCTTCATCCCCGCCGCGCCAGATGGGCCCCACCGCGTGGATGATGTAGCGGGCGGGCAGCGCGAACCCCGGCGTGACCACCGCCCCGCCCACCGGGCAGACGCCGATGGCGCGACATGCGCGCGCAAGCTCCTCATGCCCGGCGCCGTGGAACAGCGAGCCGCACACGCCCCCGCCCGCCAGCAGCTGGGCGTTCGCGGCGTTCACTACCGCGTCCACCCGCATATGCGCTATATCGTCGCGAACGATCCGAAACGGCATGACGTCGACCCCTTTCCTTCCACGAAAACGATGACGCAAAGAACGAGAACAGTATACCAGCGGCTGCAAAGCCTTTTCGAAGCTGCGACTCGGTCTGTCAGTGGCGGTGTTTCAAGTTATAATCGAAAGTCGAAAAGCCGGACGGGAAAGGAGAACCTGCTATGAAACGCGAGGATATTCGCCGCTTGGCGCACGAGCTCCTGGCATCCCGTCATGTTGAAAGCGACTTCATCGAATACAAGAAATCAGCTGAGTTCAAGGGCGGCATCCTCAAAACGATGTGCGCTTTCGCCAACAATTACATGAACAGGGAAATCGGGCTTCTGTTCATCGGTGTCGAAGAAGAGGACGCGCAGGACGGACGGAAGGCCGTGCCCGTTCTGCCCATAGCCGGCATCGACGAGGCGAATCTGGAAACGACCGAGAACACGCTGAAGTCGCTTGTCGCCTGCGTCGTGCCCAAACCCATCGTGCATTTCATCGTAGACGAATTCGACGACCGCTCGTATCTCATCGTGGCCATCGAGCCAGGCTCCGCAGGCCCATACGAGACGAAAGAGGTCGCTTCGAAAAAGCACGGCATCAAACCGGGGCGCTACATCCGCGTGTCCCGCGACACCGTGCCGCCGAACCACACGCAGGAATTCCACTTGTTGAAGAAGTTCGCCGACTACCATTTCAGCTCGGAGCTCAACGAACGCGCCACGCTCGACGACCTCAACTACGAGTACATGCGCGAGTACCTGGTGCAGACTGGAGCACGCGAAGACGTCCGCACGCTCTCCAAGCTCGAGATGGCGAAAAGCATGGGACTTGTATCCGAAAGCGACTTCGGAGGCCTGCGCGTCAAGAATTTCGCGGTCCTCATGTTCGCCAACAGGCCCCGAGATTTTATCAAGGGCGCTTACGTCGAGGTTATCAGCGACATCATGGACGATACCGACCGCATGTCGGCGGAAACGTTCGAAGGGCCCATCTGGGTGCAGGCGCAATTCGTAGGGACGTACTTCAAAAACGTCATCGAGCGATCGTTCACCGTTCGCACGCCGGGAATCGACCAGCATCGCATCGTCTACAACTACCCTGCTCAGGCCTTCGAGGAACTTGCGACCAATATGATCCTGCACCGGCAGTACGATGACGAGAACTACGGCGGCATTTACGTGTACGCGGACAAGATCGTGTTCGTCAATCACAACCGCCCCATACCGCCCGTCACCATAGAAGCCATGAACAACGACGTCGAGTTTCCCAAGCGCGTGTACGAGAATCCCGAAATCAAGGAGATGTTCCACGCCCTCCATCTCATCGAGAGCTACGGCTCGGGCATTCGTCGCGCGAAGAGCGCCCTCGAGGAGAACGGCTCGCCCGCGCTACGCTTCGAACCCGACAACGACACCGACGAGCTCACCATGGTCACCATGTTCATAAACCCGGAGTTCGCTGCGATGGAAGCTGCGGTAGATCGGGCACTCACGGGCAAAGGGACGAACGGGAGTGACGGTGTAAATGAAAAAACTACCCAGAAAACTACCCAGAAAACTACCCAGAAAGTAAAGCTCACTGCAAAGGATCAGGAAACGCTCGCAGAGTTCGAGCAAAATCCGCACCAAACCATCGAGCAAGCGGCTCGCACGCTGGGCATAAGCGTCGATGCTGCGAAAAAACGCGTTGGGAAGCTGCAGCGGATTGGAATGCTCGAGCACGTCGGGCCGAACAAAGGCGGCCATTGGAGAATCGTTTAGTCAGAAAAGGCGGGAGCCCCGCATCACCTTGGTGCGGGGCTCCGGACGTAAATTACTTCCACTCCCTCCGCATGACCTCCCACTTTGCGTCGCGGGCGGCTTCGACGGCGGCTATCTCGTCGTCCGAAAGCGCGCGGAAGCGGCCTTGGCGACGCAGGTAGGCTTCGACGCTGGCGAACTCCTTGGGGTCGCGGTTGAGCTTGAACGAGCCGCCCTCGTATTCAGCGAGGTACCAGAGTCCCGTGTCCACGATATCCTTGGCGATGTCTGCCGTCTCGTCCACGCCGCAGCCCCAGCCGGTTGGGCACGGGGCGATCACGTGGATGTAGCGCGTGCCCTTGATGTCGCGCGCCCGCTCCACCTTGCGGATGAAGTCGTTCAGGTAGCCCACGCTCGCCGTGGCGGCGTAGGGGATGCCGTGCGCGGCCACGATCTCGAACAGGTTCTTCTTCTGCGTGAGGCAGCCGTGCACGTTGCTGCCGGCCGGCGTGGTGGTGGTCTTGGCGCCGAACGGGGTGAGCGAGCTCTTCTGGATGCCCGTGTTCATGTACGCCTCGTTGTCGTAGCAGATGTAGAGCACGTCGTCGTTGCGGTCGATGGCACCCGAGAGCGCCTGCAGCCCGATGTCGGCCGTGCCGCCGTCGCCGGCGAAGCCCACCACCGTACAGTCGTCGGGCAACTTGTGTTGCGCGCGCAGGCCGGCCTCGATGCCGGTGAGCACGCTGGCCGTGGCGGCGAAGGGCGTGATCATGGCGTTGTTCGCAAAGGCGAGCTGCGGGAAGTTGAACCCGACGGCGCTCATGCAGCCCGCGGGCAGCGCGGCCACGGCGTTCGGCCCCAGCACCTTGAGCGCCGCGCGCACGGCAAGCGACCCGCCGCAGCCCGCGCACGCCTTGTGCCCGAAGAACAGCTCGTCGTCGGTCATGTTCTTGGCGGTGACGGCCATGGCTATCGGCCTCCTTCCGAGACGGCGTCCGCCGGCGAATCGATTCCCAGGAAGCTTACGTGCGGCAGGTCGAGCGTGCCCTCGGCCGCCTGCGCGAGCGCGCGGAACATACCCTCCACCTGGGCCTCGGAGATGTCATCGCCGCCCAGGCCGCCAATGAAGTTGTACGACGGCACGCGCGCCCCCGCCTGCTGCAGCGCCGAGTTCACGTTGGTGTACACCGTGCCCTCCGCGCCGAACGAGACGTCCTTCTCCAGCACGCCCACGGCCTTCGCGGCCGCGAGCGCAGTGGCCACGAGCACGCTCGGCATCGGGCGCAGGTAGCGGATGCGCAGCATGCCGGCGCGCACTCCCTGGGCGCGGAGCTTCTCCACCACGCCGCGCACGAGCCCCGCCACCGACCCGAGCGTCACCAGCACCACGTCGGCATCGTCGCAGTTCACGCACTCGATCATGCCAGTGTAGCGTCGCCCGAACACTTCGGCGAAGCGCGCCTCCACCTCCTTGATGGCGCGCGGCGCGGCCTCCTGCATGTCGCGATGCTCCCAGTACTTGAAGTAGCGATCGTAGTCCGGCCCCGCCGAGAAGCCGATGCTCACCGGGTTCTCGAAGTCGAAGCGGTTGCCCGCGCCGTCGTAGGGCGGCAGGAACGCGTCGGCCTCATCGGGTGTGGGGACGTCCACCGTCTCGTAGGTGTGCGTGAGCGCGAAGCCGTCCAGGTTCACCATCACCGGCGTGCGCACGGCCGGATCCTCGGCCACGGCGTAGGCCATGAGGGCCAGGTCGAGCGCCTCCTGGTTGTTCTCGGCGTACACCTGGATCCAGCCGTGGTCCAGAAGCGACAGCGAGTCGCGCTGGTCGCCGTAGATGTTCCACGGCAGGGCGGTGGCGCGGTTCGCGTTCATCATGACGATGGGGAACCGCCCGCCCGACGCGTAGGTCAGGCACTCGGCCATGTACAGCAGGCCCTGGCTCGACGTGGCTGTGAACGTGCGCGCGCCCGTGGCCGACGCGCCGATGGCGCACGAGAGCGCCGAATGCTCGGACTCCACGTGCACGTACTCGGCGGCCAGACTTCCGTCCTCCACCATCTCGCTCAGGCGCTCCACCACCACCGTCTGCGGCGTGATGGGATACGCGGAAATGACCTGCGGGCGCGCCAGCCGCACGCCCTCGGCGAGGGCCTCGTCGCCGGAAAGGAACCGCTTCATCGGGCATCCGCCTCGCTTTCGGGGATCATCGTGATGGCGCCGAACCTGCACGCCTTCGCGCACACGCCGCAGCCCTTGCAGAAGTCGTAGTCGATGGCCACCGGAGCGCCGCCGGGCGCGGGGTCGGCCACCTTGAAGACGGTGCCGTCAGGACAGTAGAGGTAGCATTGCAGGCAGCCCGTGCAGGCGGCCGGATCGATCACGGGGCGGATGTTGCGCCAGCCCGCGTTCTTCACCGTGAGGTAGCCGCCCTCGAAGCACGTGGAATGCGCGAACTCGGCGGGATCGAGCGCGCCGGAGCGAAGCGTGGGGATGAGGGATGCCGGGCGCTGGGGCACCGTCGTCGCGGCGCTTTCGGCTGACGCCGCAGGGGATCCTTCGACTCGCTGCGCTCGCCCAGGATGACAAGGGGTGGCTGCTCCGTCGCTGCGCTCAGGATGACAAACGGCGCACGCCTTCTGCACGATATCGATGTTCTTCGCGTGCAGCTTCGCGGGCATGTACTGGCGGATGGCCTCCTCCACGTCGGCCAGCTCCACCCTCTCGCAGAGCGCCGCCAGCGCGCCGAGGAACACCGTGTTGGGGATGGGCCGGCCGAGAACCGCGCTCGAGATGCCGTCGGCATCGAGCGCCACGATGCACGCATCGTCGAACGCACGCGTGCTGTTCACCAGAACCAGGCCGCCAGGCTTGAGTTCGCGCTCCCAGCCGTCGCCGAGCAGCGTGTCATCCAAGTACACCACGTAGTCGGCCTGCGCGATGGCACTGCGGTCGCCGATGGACGCATCGTCCATCTTCGTAAACGCCCTGATGGGCGCGCCGCGACGCTCGGGTCCGAACGCCGGGAACGCGAGCGCGTGCCGCCCATCCTCCATCGATGCCGCCGCGCCCAGAAGCCGCGCCGCCGTGAACGCGCCCTGCCCGCCCCGGCCGTGCCATAAAACTTCGATCATGAGCTTCTCCCACCGCCCTCGATTACATCGTCTGCAAGTATAGCGCTCCGGCCGAGGATCGCGCCTCGAACCCCGCCGCACAGCCGCCAACTCCCCGCCGGCGGCACGCGGCCCCGGCTCTTCGCCCGATGCGCCTTTGCCGCGCAATTGGCGGCGTTTGATGCTGGTGTGGATATCGGGAATCGCGCGGTTGATGAACTATAATTCCGAACTATGAAACGTCTGGGGAAGGATCCGAGCACTGCCGTCGCGCATCACGCGCGCGAGACTCGCGCGCGCCTCAACGCGGCCGACGACGACTCGCAGCCCGCGAACGAGCGCGGCTCCCACGCGTCGGCAACCCCTTCCGACACCACCCCCTTCCTCGGCGCCAACTCGCGTGCCCGCCAAAACGAGGCTCCCAAGATGCCGCGCAAGCCCAACTTCGTCACGCGCTCGGTGAACCACTGGTGCAACCGCCTGCTCGGCGCCGTGTCCGACCGCTCGCTCGCCGAGCAGGAGGCGCAGTACGCCGCGCACCGCACCACGCGCGACTACGTGTGGAACTCCATCGGCATCGGCGCGTGGGGCATGGTGTTCCCCATCCTCACCGTGGTGGTCACGCAGCTCGTTGGCGTGGAGCAGGCCGGCATGTTCTCCATGGCGTTCGTCACGGGCATGCTGCTCATGTTCCTGGCCAACTACGGCGTGCGCACCTACCAGGTGTCCGACCTCGACGAACGGCACTCGTTCTCCGACTACCAGCTGAACCGGTGGATCACCTGCGCCATCATGGTGGCCGTCGGCGTGGCGTACTGCTCGATCCGCGGGTACGCCAGCGACATGTTCACCATCAGCCTAGGCGTGTACGTGTACAAGATGGTGGACGGCCTGGCCGACGTGTACGAAGGCCGCCTGCAGCAGGTGGACAAGCTCTACCTCGCAGGCGTCTCGCAGGCATTCCGCTCGGTGGTGGTGCTCATCGCGTTCTCGCTCGCACTGCTCATCACGCGCAACCTGCCCGTGGCCTGCATCGTCATGGCCGCGGCGGCGGCGGTCACCTTCGTGGTGCTCACATTCCCGCTCGCGCTGTTCGAGACGCCGAAGTCGCGCCGCGTGAGCCCCGCCAGCGTGGGCCGGCTGTTCAAGAGCTGCTTCCCGCTGTTCCTGGCGCTGTTCCTGTACGCGCTCATCGACAACATGCCGAAGTTCGTGATGGAGGGCGTGCTCAGCTACGACAACCAGCTGTACTTCAATGCGCTGTACTTCCCCGCGCAGGGCATCCTGCTCACCATCGGGCTCATCTACAAGCCCCTGCTCGTGCGCATGGCCGAGGCGTGGGGCGACCCCGGCAAACGGAAGAAGTTCGACCTGATCATCGTGGCCATCATGCTCGTGGTGGTAGCGTACACAGGCGTGACGGCCCTCGTCATGGGGTGGATCGGCATCCCCGTCATGAGCTTCCTCTACGGCCTGGACTTCGAGCAGTTCCGCGGCCTTTTGTTCATCATGATCGCCGCGGGCGGCGTGACGGCGGGCATCGACTTTCTGTACCAGGTCATCACCGTGCTGCGCCGGCAGCAGGCCGTGACGAAGCTCTACATCATCACGTTCGGGTTCTCGCTGTTCGTGCCCATCCTGCTGGTGAACTTCACCGGGCTGCCGGGCGCGGTGATCGGCTACCTCATCGTCATGTGCATCCTGTTCGTGCTGCTGGTGAGCGAGTACATCGGCATCCGCCTGGGCTTTTCCAAGGAGGCGAAGGACGAGGCCGCGACCGATCGCCCCGCCGTCTCGCCCACGCGCGCAGCCGCCCACGAGAAAGCCCGCGTCCGCGCCATCGCCCAGGAGCTTGAGGCGGAAGGCGAAACGGCCCGCTACCGCTCCCCCGCCCGCGCCGCCGCGCACGCCAAGGCCCGCGCCCGCGCCGAGCAGCCCCTCGGCAAGCACGCCGCGCCCGACGAGGACGACCCGCTAGCGGAGTAGGCTATCGGATTCCAGGAGGAACCTGCGGATATCCCGGTGGATGATGCCGTTTCTGCTGCGATCGACTTTATCCATCGACAGCACGTATTTGGGGAAATCGCTTCGCAGCTCCTCCAGAGGCCGAAACTCGCGCTCCACCGTCGAATCGCTTGCCAGCAGATAGCATACTTGAAGGTACAGCTTGCGCGAGCCCTTCGATGCGACGAAGTCGATTTCCCTTGGTGAGGCGCCCGGCAACGGGGAGGAATCTCCAACACTCGCGGAATCCAAAAAAGGCTTGTCGCCCACGGTGACGCTCCATCCATAGCGAAGCAGCTCCAAGAAAACGATGTTCTCAAGCACCTGATCGATGTTGCGGTCGTTGCTTCCGTACACCGCCTCGCGCAATCCCTGATCGACTAGGTAGTACTTCTCTTGGCTTTTGAACACCTTCTTGCTCATAACGTCGACGCGAGGTGCTCGGTACAGCAAGTTCGCATGGCACGCCACCTGCACGTACTTCAGCACCGACCCGATGGAGATAGAGATGCCCTCGCCCTCCAGCATGCGCTCGATACTCCGACCGCTGAAGGTGTGGCCTATGTTCGCCATCAAAAACGGAAGCAGTTCCCCCAAAAGCGGCGCGTCTTTGATGTTCTCGCGCTCCACCATATCCTTCAGCACGACGGTGTCGTAGATTCCCAAGAGGTACTCGCGACTGGGTCCGGGCTCGTAATCGAGATACGAGAGAAATGGGAATCCGCCCAAGATACGGAACACATCGAAGGCCTCGTCCACCCCCTCTTCCATACCGCTATCGGCACGCAGGCGCACGAACTCCGAGAACGAGAACGGGAACACCTTGAACTCCACGTATCGCCCGCTCAGGTAAGTGGCGAATTCGCTCGAAAGAAAGCGGGCGTTCGATCCCGTAAGGTAGATGTCCAACCCGAACTCCGTTTGCAGCCCGGGAACAAGCTGCTCCCAGGTTTCGACTTCCTGGATCTCGTCAAGGAAAAGGAAGCCTTGCCTGCCGTTGAGCCCATCCGCCCACTGGCTCACGTGCGCGTAAAGCACCTCGGGATCCTTGAAGTGCCGATTCGAATACTTCTCCAAGTTGATATCAAGCATACGCGCTTGGGAGATGCCCTGCGCTTGCAGCTCTGCGCGCACAAGCTCGAGGATCGTCGACTTTCCCGCGCGGCGCACGCCTGTGACCACCTTGATGATGGGCTTGCCGATGAACGGGCGAATCCTATCGAGATAGAGCGGTCGTTCGATCATGAGGGCTCCTTTGTTCATTGTAGTTGACAAACTATGCCAAAAGGCAAATTTTGTCAACTACAATGAACAAAGCCCCCTTGCAACTTGCGAATTGCAGGTTACAAGGGGGCTGCGATCTGTTGGTTCCGCAGTCTTAGAACCGCGCGTACTTCACGAGGTTCTTCTTGAGGGTTTCCACGAAGCGCTGGGCGACGTCGCCGAGCGCTTCGCCCTTGCGGGCCACGTAGCCGAGGCGCAGCTTCACATCGGTGTCGAGCGGCACGGTGTTGAGGCCCGCGCCGTCGGAGATGCCCACGAGGATGCCGCTCGTCACCGTGTAGCCGTTGAGCGCCACGATGAGCTCGGAGAGCGAGGCGCGGTCGGTGCACGCGATGGACTTCGCGCGCGGCACGCCGGCGAGCGCCTCCTCGGCGAAGGCCACGGGCGAGTCCTCGTCCTGCTCGAAGTAGAGGTACGGGAAGTCCTCCATGTCCTCGAGCGAGAGGCTGGCGGCGTTCACCATGGGGTGGCTCTTGGGCAGCGCGACGCGCGGGGCCGACTCGATGAGCTCCACGAACTCCAGGCCCGCCGCGTCGAGCGCCTCGTTCAGCTCGTCGGCCGTGGCCGAGGTCTCGAACAGCACGCCCAGCTCGCTCTTCCCGCTGGCGACGTCGTCGATGACGCCACGTGTGGTGCGGTCGCGCAGGGCGTAGGCGTACGCGTCGCCGCCGAGCGCGAGCACCACGTGGGCGAACGTCTGCACGTTGAACAGGTAGTGCTGGCCGGAGACGGCGAAAGTGGTTTCAGCAGTGGTCATAGGTTGCTTCCTTCCCTAGCGAGTCTGGCAGCCGCGCTCGTCGATGAAGCGGCTGGCCTTGTGCTCGGACGACGTGCCTAGCTTGCCTGCATCATACACGATCACCTTGGCCGGACGCACGCCGGTGTGCGCCTTGAGCGCGGCTTCGGCGCGCTTCGCCACCTCGTCGTAGGGCTCGTCGCTGCCGAGCGCGCGCTCCACCGACACCTCGTACTTGCAGGTGAAGTCCTTCTCGTACACGCGGATGGAGTATTCGCCGGTGAGGCCGTCCAGCCCGCGCACCACGTACTCGATGTCGCTCGGGAACACGTTGACGGCGCCGACGATGAACATCTCGTCCTTGCGCCCGGTCACGTGGATGCGCGCCA is part of the Arabiibacter massiliensis genome and encodes:
- a CDS encoding 2-oxoacid:acceptor oxidoreductase family protein, producing the protein MIEVLWHGRGGQGAFTAARLLGAAASMEDGRHALAFPAFGPERRGAPIRAFTKMDDASIGDRSAIAQADYVVYLDDTLLGDGWERELKPGGLVLVNSTRAFDDACIVALDADGISSAVLGRPIPNTVFLGALAALCERVELADVEEAIRQYMPAKLHAKNIDIVQKACAVCHPERSDGAATPCHPGRAQRVEGSPAASAESAATTVPQRPASLIPTLRSGALDPAEFAHSTCFEGGYLTVKNAGWRNIRPVIDPAACTGCLQCYLYCPDGTVFKVADPAPGGAPVAIDYDFCKGCGVCAKACRFGAITMIPESEADAR
- a CDS encoding VWA domain-containing protein, with the protein product MNANETTTGHATTELVFLLDRSGSMAGLETDTIGGFNAVLEQHRQQPGQAVLSTVLFDHETLVLHDRADLQQVRPLTSDDYSVRGSTALLDAVGGSIKHIAMVQRYLPDGFKPDKTIFVITTDGMENASRRYSYDDVKRLISEREEQGWEFLFLGANIDAAKEAGRIGIPAARAARYVADGEGSAVMFGAVAQATCNLREQQVLSEDWSDAIADDLEARG
- a CDS encoding lipopolysaccharide biosynthesis protein codes for the protein MKRLGKDPSTAVAHHARETRARLNAADDDSQPANERGSHASATPSDTTPFLGANSRARQNEAPKMPRKPNFVTRSVNHWCNRLLGAVSDRSLAEQEAQYAAHRTTRDYVWNSIGIGAWGMVFPILTVVVTQLVGVEQAGMFSMAFVTGMLLMFLANYGVRTYQVSDLDERHSFSDYQLNRWITCAIMVAVGVAYCSIRGYASDMFTISLGVYVYKMVDGLADVYEGRLQQVDKLYLAGVSQAFRSVVVLIAFSLALLITRNLPVACIVMAAAAAVTFVVLTFPLALFETPKSRRVSPASVGRLFKSCFPLFLALFLYALIDNMPKFVMEGVLSYDNQLYFNALYFPAQGILLTIGLIYKPLLVRMAEAWGDPGKRKKFDLIIVAIMLVVVAYTGVTALVMGWIGIPVMSFLYGLDFEQFRGLLFIMIAAGGVTAGIDFLYQVITVLRRQQAVTKLYIITFGFSLFVPILLVNFTGLPGAVIGYLIVMCILFVLLVSEYIGIRLGFSKEAKDEAATDRPAVSPTRAAAHEKARVRAIAQELEAEGETARYRSPARAAAHAKARARAEQPLGKHAAPDEDDPLAE
- a CDS encoding ATP-binding protein, with the translated sequence MNKGALMIERPLYLDRIRPFIGKPIIKVVTGVRRAGKSTILELVRAELQAQGISQARMLDINLEKYSNRHFKDPEVLYAHVSQWADGLNGRQGFLFLDEIQEVETWEQLVPGLQTEFGLDIYLTGSNARFLSSEFATYLSGRYVEFKVFPFSFSEFVRLRADSGMEEGVDEAFDVFRILGGFPFLSYLDYEPGPSREYLLGIYDTVVLKDMVERENIKDAPLLGELLPFLMANIGHTFSGRSIERMLEGEGISISIGSVLKYVQVACHANLLYRAPRVDVMSKKVFKSQEKYYLVDQGLREAVYGSNDRNIDQVLENIVFLELLRYGWSVTVGDKPFLDSASVGDSSPLPGASPREIDFVASKGSRKLYLQVCYLLASDSTVEREFRPLEELRSDFPKYVLSMDKVDRSRNGIIHRDIRRFLLESDSLLR
- a CDS encoding thiamine pyrophosphate-dependent enzyme; this translates as MAVTAKNMTDDELFFGHKACAGCGGSLAVRAALKVLGPNAVAALPAGCMSAVGFNFPQLAFANNAMITPFAATASVLTGIEAGLRAQHKLPDDCTVVGFAGDGGTADIGLQALSGAIDRNDDVLYICYDNEAYMNTGIQKSSLTPFGAKTTTTPAGSNVHGCLTQKKNLFEIVAAHGIPYAATASVGYLNDFIRKVERARDIKGTRYIHVIAPCPTGWGCGVDETADIAKDIVDTGLWYLAEYEGGSFKLNRDPKEFASVEAYLRRQGRFRALSDDEIAAVEAARDAKWEVMRREWK
- a CDS encoding macro domain-containing protein; the protein is MPFRIVRDDIAHMRVDAVVNAANAQLLAGGGVCGSLFHGAGHEELARACRAIGVCPVGGAVVTPGFALPARYIIHAVGPIWRGGDEGEAALLRQCYDAALARAEELGVESVAFPLISTGAFGFPKPAALAIALEAFASFLADHDVDIYLVVFDRASFDIGESLFASVRQYIDDTYEKAYDYLGTAVLSDELAAGFSFEDTELRSRRVQPAAPRVAARSATASQAEDLSQLVDNLDESFSECLLRLIDERSMTDVEAYKRANVSRKLFSKIRSDKAYRPSKPTALAFAVALRLSLEETKGLLEKAGFALSHASKFDVIVEYFIRRQEYDLFVINETLFAFDQMLLGS
- a CDS encoding RNA-binding domain-containing protein — translated: MKREDIRRLAHELLASRHVESDFIEYKKSAEFKGGILKTMCAFANNYMNREIGLLFIGVEEEDAQDGRKAVPVLPIAGIDEANLETTENTLKSLVACVVPKPIVHFIVDEFDDRSYLIVAIEPGSAGPYETKEVASKKHGIKPGRYIRVSRDTVPPNHTQEFHLLKKFADYHFSSELNERATLDDLNYEYMREYLVQTGAREDVRTLSKLEMAKSMGLVSESDFGGLRVKNFAVLMFANRPRDFIKGAYVEVISDIMDDTDRMSAETFEGPIWVQAQFVGTYFKNVIERSFTVRTPGIDQHRIVYNYPAQAFEELATNMILHRQYDDENYGGIYVYADKIVFVNHNRPIPPVTIEAMNNDVEFPKRVYENPEIKEMFHALHLIESYGSGIRRAKSALEENGSPALRFEPDNDTDELTMVTMFINPEFAAMEAAVDRALTGKGTNGSDGVNEKTTQKTTQKTTQKVKLTAKDQETLAEFEQNPHQTIEQAARTLGISVDAAKKRVGKLQRIGMLEHVGPNKGGHWRIV
- the porA gene encoding pyruvate ferredoxin oxidoreductase; the protein is MKRFLSGDEALAEGVRLARPQVISAYPITPQTVVVERLSEMVEDGSLAAEYVHVESEHSALSCAIGASATGARTFTATSSQGLLYMAECLTYASGGRFPIVMMNANRATALPWNIYGDQRDSLSLLDHGWIQVYAENNQEALDLALMAYAVAEDPAVRTPVMVNLDGFALTHTYETVDVPTPDEADAFLPPYDGAGNRFDFENPVSIGFSAGPDYDRYFKYWEHRDMQEAAPRAIKEVEARFAEVFGRRYTGMIECVNCDDADVVLVTLGSVAGLVRGVVEKLRAQGVRAGMLRIRYLRPMPSVLVATALAAAKAVGVLEKDVSFGAEGTVYTNVNSALQQAGARVPSYNFIGGLGGDDISEAQVEGMFRALAQAAEGTLDLPHVSFLGIDSPADAVSEGGR